A single window of Lentilitoribacter sp. Alg239-R112 DNA harbors:
- a CDS encoding heparan-alpha-glucosaminide N-acetyltransferase, producing MQAHQPVESGKIRSRILALDFARGIAIIAMAVFHFTWDLEFFGFVERGLTLTIEWKSFARSIATSFLFLAGFSLVLGHGKAIRIRSFVKRFAMVAGAAAIISIATYQAMPQAPIFFGILHSIATASVIGLFFLRLPAIILVLTAIAVIIAPFYLRSEFFDAPLLWWVGLNANIPISNDYVPILPWFAPFLLGMAFAKYIVDRDFFGTVKQWNNNNFAIRLLAFLGRHSLITYLLHQPILLGIVWAYSKLVFGLI from the coding sequence ATGCAAGCGCACCAACCTGTGGAATCTGGCAAAATAAGATCCCGCATATTGGCGCTGGATTTTGCGCGTGGCATCGCCATTATCGCAATGGCGGTCTTTCATTTCACATGGGATTTGGAGTTTTTTGGCTTCGTAGAACGTGGTCTTACGCTTACAATCGAATGGAAAAGCTTCGCGCGCTCCATTGCAACAAGCTTTTTGTTTCTGGCAGGATTTAGCCTTGTTCTGGGACATGGGAAAGCTATTCGTATTCGGTCATTTGTAAAACGCTTCGCAATGGTCGCAGGTGCTGCTGCGATTATCTCAATTGCAACCTATCAAGCCATGCCGCAAGCACCGATATTTTTTGGCATATTGCATTCTATTGCAACCGCAAGCGTTATTGGCCTGTTTTTTCTGCGTTTACCCGCGATTATCTTGGTTTTAACGGCAATTGCGGTCATTATCGCACCGTTTTACTTGAGATCAGAGTTTTTCGATGCCCCTTTGCTCTGGTGGGTAGGTTTAAATGCCAACATCCCAATATCCAATGATTATGTACCAATATTGCCATGGTTTGCGCCATTTCTGCTTGGAATGGCATTTGCAAAATACATTGTTGATCGTGATTTTTTTGGTACGGTCAAGCAGTGGAATAACAATAATTTTGCCATACGGTTACTCGCATTTCTAGGGCGACACAGCCTCATCACATATCTACTACATCAACCAATTTTGCTGGGAATTGTCTGGGCATACTCTAAGTTAGTTTTCGGTTTGATCTAA
- a CDS encoding GTP-binding protein, translating into MSDARLPVTVLSGFLGAGKTTLLNRVLNNRDGRRVAVIVNDMSEVNIDADLVRADTELSRTDETLVEMSNGCICCTLRDDLLDEVRKLASEGRFDYLLIESTGISEPLPVAATFEFRDENGQSLSDVSRLDTMVTVVDAVNLLKDFSSHDFLKDHGESLGEEDDRTLVHLLTDQIEFADIVILNKISDAGPERVDAARKIIRSLNADAKIIETDHSDVDAKAILDTGMFDFDKAHEHPMWAKELYGFADHVPETEEYGVASYVYRARQPFVPEKIGNLLNGSLPGVIRAKGHFWIASRHEWVAEFSLAGALSSVSPLGQWWATVPEANRPTHETAVAYMKAHWQEPWGDRRQEIVFIGAGIDWPALKTRLDDCLVPVSEATSLDDLKNYPDPFPAWRRADQAA; encoded by the coding sequence TTGTCTGATGCTCGCCTTCCCGTCACAGTTTTGTCTGGTTTTCTCGGCGCTGGAAAAACCACGCTTCTCAACCGCGTTTTAAACAATCGCGATGGTCGCCGCGTGGCGGTTATTGTCAATGACATGTCAGAAGTGAACATCGATGCCGACCTTGTCCGTGCTGATACAGAACTAAGCCGGACCGATGAAACGCTTGTGGAAATGTCCAATGGCTGCATCTGCTGCACACTCCGAGATGACCTGTTGGATGAAGTTCGTAAATTGGCGTCCGAGGGCCGTTTTGACTATCTGCTCATTGAATCAACAGGCATATCAGAGCCCCTGCCCGTTGCGGCTACATTTGAATTCCGCGATGAAAATGGCCAAAGCCTCTCGGATGTTTCGCGCCTTGATACGATGGTGACCGTGGTTGATGCGGTTAATCTGCTCAAGGATTTCTCATCTCATGATTTTTTGAAAGACCATGGCGAGTCGCTTGGTGAAGAAGATGACCGCACGCTGGTACACTTGCTGACTGACCAGATCGAATTTGCGGATATTGTCATTTTGAACAAAATTAGCGACGCTGGACCGGAACGTGTGGACGCGGCCCGCAAGATCATTCGCAGTTTGAATGCTGATGCCAAGATCATTGAAACCGACCATTCCGATGTGGATGCGAAGGCCATTCTCGATACTGGAATGTTTGATTTTGACAAGGCGCATGAACATCCAATGTGGGCGAAAGAGCTTTATGGTTTTGCCGATCACGTTCCGGAAACCGAAGAATATGGCGTTGCCTCCTATGTATATCGCGCCCGGCAGCCTTTCGTGCCGGAGAAGATCGGAAACTTACTAAACGGTTCATTGCCCGGTGTTATTCGCGCCAAGGGGCATTTCTGGATTGCTTCACGCCACGAATGGGTGGCTGAGTTTTCGCTTGCGGGCGCACTTTCATCAGTATCGCCTTTGGGCCAATGGTGGGCAACAGTGCCAGAGGCCAACAGGCCAACCCATGAAACCGCTGTCGCTTACATGAAAGCCCATTGGCAGGAGCCATGGGGCGATCGACGTCAGGAAATTGTCTTCATTGGTGCCGGCATTGATTGGCCAGCACTCAAGACCCGTCTGGATGATTGTCTGGTGCCTGTTTCGGAAGCGACCTCACTGGATGATCTTAAAAACTATCCCGATCCCTTCCCCGCCTGGCGGCGCGCGGATCAAGCGGCATAG
- a CDS encoding zinc-finger domain-containing protein: MAGHKMPYFHNSAGYPSIDIGTKKFMCVGAKPPFDHPHEYLEMGDDTEIVCPYCSTLYRYRSNLGHEDTAPFGCLWEDRENA; the protein is encoded by the coding sequence ATGGCTGGCCATAAAATGCCTTATTTCCACAACAGTGCAGGTTACCCGTCTATCGATATCGGTACGAAAAAATTTATGTGCGTGGGCGCAAAGCCACCTTTTGATCACCCTCATGAATATTTAGAAATGGGTGATGATACTGAAATTGTGTGTCCATACTGCTCAACTTTATACAGATACCGCTCAAACTTGGGCCATGAAGACACAGCACCTTTTGGCTGCTTATGGGAAGACCGAGAAAACGCCTAA
- the recJ gene encoding single-stranded-DNA-specific exonuclease RecJ: protein MSDDAFLNVEQSLLGQKWVARLDARGQNTALNIAQTTDIPEIIARIMAARNVAAEEASNFLSPSIRDLMPDPSTMTDCDTGAERLVQAIGLGERVAIFGDYDVDGACSSALLSKFLTHFNVPNEIYIPDRIFEGYGPNPNAIEELINKGAQLIVTVDCGSTSFEALEKAKELNCDVVIIDHHQVNDELPPSVALVNPNRQDDLSGLGHLCAAGVVFMVLVATQRLLRQRKHDKAASFDLLAQLDIVALATVCDVVPLKTLNRAYVVKGLIAARKMHNPGIAALMRIVGIDGPLTPYHLGFLIGPRINAGGRIGDAALGSRLLTLDDPEEADEIAQHLDSLNKERQAMEAKMLEQAEAEVMAEMASGEGPSIIISANDGWHPGIVGLVAARLKEREHRPAFAIAFDANGKGSGSGRSIPGFDVGKMVRQAVDDGLLEKGGGHAMAAGLTVQKEKLGELRTYFEEYAAKNSGEVEETRSLKIDGALAASGMTADMADLVERAGPFGSGHSQPIFAMPNHQLKDARIVGANHVKLTFAGVDGGRIDGIAFRAADNDMGKAFLNGRGQSFHVAGSISINYWRGAKSVQIRVLDAVRVK, encoded by the coding sequence ATGTCCGATGATGCTTTCCTAAATGTAGAACAATCGCTTCTGGGCCAGAAATGGGTCGCACGGCTTGATGCGCGTGGGCAAAATACGGCACTTAATATCGCACAAACTACTGATATCCCAGAAATTATTGCGCGAATTATGGCCGCTCGCAATGTTGCAGCAGAAGAGGCGAGTAATTTTCTGTCGCCATCCATCCGTGATTTGATGCCAGATCCATCTACCATGACTGATTGTGATACTGGTGCTGAGCGATTGGTACAGGCGATTGGTTTGGGCGAGCGAGTTGCTATTTTCGGGGATTATGATGTGGATGGGGCCTGTTCATCGGCACTTTTATCCAAGTTTCTCACACACTTTAATGTGCCAAACGAGATTTATATACCTGATCGGATCTTTGAGGGTTATGGTCCAAACCCAAATGCCATTGAGGAACTTATTAACAAGGGTGCGCAGCTCATAGTCACTGTTGATTGCGGTTCCACAAGCTTTGAAGCTTTAGAGAAGGCCAAAGAACTCAATTGCGATGTGGTGATTATCGATCATCATCAAGTCAATGACGAGCTGCCGCCATCCGTAGCGCTGGTTAATCCCAATCGACAGGATGATTTATCTGGTCTTGGGCATTTATGTGCAGCAGGTGTCGTGTTTATGGTGCTTGTTGCCACGCAAAGGCTGCTGCGCCAAAGAAAACATGATAAGGCGGCGTCATTTGATCTTCTTGCGCAGCTCGATATAGTGGCGCTTGCAACTGTTTGCGATGTTGTGCCGCTCAAAACTCTAAACCGCGCATATGTGGTTAAAGGACTGATTGCAGCGCGCAAAATGCATAATCCCGGCATTGCTGCGCTTATGCGTATTGTTGGCATAGATGGTCCGCTCACGCCTTATCATTTAGGTTTTTTAATCGGCCCGCGCATTAATGCAGGCGGGCGGATAGGTGATGCAGCGCTTGGTAGCCGCTTACTCACGCTTGATGATCCTGAAGAAGCAGACGAAATTGCCCAACACTTGGATAGTCTTAACAAAGAGCGCCAAGCCATGGAAGCTAAAATGCTGGAACAGGCGGAAGCCGAAGTGATGGCGGAAATGGCATCGGGCGAGGGGCCATCGATAATCATCTCGGCCAATGATGGCTGGCACCCCGGCATTGTGGGCCTTGTGGCGGCGAGGCTTAAAGAACGCGAACATCGCCCTGCTTTTGCCATCGCATTTGATGCAAATGGCAAAGGATCTGGTTCAGGCCGCTCAATTCCGGGTTTTGATGTAGGCAAAATGGTGCGTCAGGCTGTTGATGATGGCCTGCTTGAAAAAGGTGGTGGCCACGCTATGGCTGCGGGCCTGACTGTTCAAAAAGAAAAACTTGGTGAATTGCGCACGTATTTTGAGGAATATGCCGCCAAAAATTCTGGAGAAGTAGAGGAAACACGGTCGCTTAAAATAGATGGTGCATTAGCTGCCTCTGGCATGACGGCTGATATGGCTGATCTTGTCGAGCGAGCAGGGCCATTTGGTTCTGGCCATTCACAACCAATTTTCGCAATGCCCAATCACCAGCTTAAAGATGCGCGTATTGTAGGCGCAAATCATGTGAAGCTAACATTCGCTGGTGTAGATGGCGGCAGAATAGATGGTATTGCCTTCCGCGCAGCCGACAATGACATGGGCAAGGCATTCTTAAATGGCCGCGGCCAAAGCTTCCACGTAGCAGGTTCAATTTCCATCAATTACTGGCGCGGTGCAAAGAGTGTGCAAATTCGTGTGCTTGATGCTGTACGGGTGAAGTGA
- a CDS encoding MFS transporter, translating into MLNGRFATKINIAVRSISRQFLGMYPQALKNIELRKLFIAQLPADFSDWLDFVAIGALLAFVWDAPSFAYAALAVGLGAPYLVIGPFAGVFVDRWSIKSVLIYSNLGRAIVTGTFFFAGDWTTLIVLVTVRSSVDCFFTPAKQAAIQALTTKENRTSANGLSHGINQASKIVAPSAGGAFLIWFAPDVIFILNSIISASAAAFALRLNKIERKSFQDENSSDSVLTGVKNGMAIVRQSPVIKTALFMMAISYFAIFIYDTFIAPLTRNLNFEQQHLGYALAAVGIGGVCGSMLFSLLPNVKRPQYWVAAGATLSAIILLILGTFDSSNADMSTVLLISLFLTLGFATAMSVVPVRIVLQNTVPEERMGSVTALSEAANTTALLSAPFLGAVLVDTFSVGVPFIVGGIVIFIVAIIALRLKLD; encoded by the coding sequence ATGTTGAACGGCCGTTTTGCAACTAAGATCAATATTGCAGTTCGATCGATTTCAAGGCAGTTTCTCGGTATGTATCCACAAGCCCTTAAAAATATTGAACTCAGAAAACTCTTTATCGCACAGCTACCTGCAGATTTTTCTGACTGGCTGGATTTTGTAGCGATTGGAGCATTGTTAGCGTTCGTATGGGATGCGCCTAGCTTTGCCTATGCAGCTTTGGCAGTCGGTCTAGGGGCTCCATACTTGGTAATAGGGCCTTTCGCGGGTGTGTTTGTAGATCGCTGGTCTATCAAGTCAGTTCTGATTTACAGCAATCTTGGCAGAGCGATCGTCACCGGTACATTTTTCTTTGCGGGAGATTGGACTACACTGATCGTGCTGGTGACAGTGCGCAGCTCCGTAGACTGTTTCTTTACCCCCGCCAAACAGGCCGCGATTCAGGCACTGACTACAAAAGAAAACAGAACCTCCGCAAATGGCCTGAGCCACGGCATTAATCAAGCCTCCAAAATTGTTGCACCAAGTGCTGGAGGTGCATTTTTGATATGGTTCGCACCCGATGTGATCTTTATTCTCAATTCAATAATTTCAGCATCCGCCGCAGCTTTTGCGCTACGCCTCAACAAGATTGAACGCAAGTCTTTTCAAGATGAGAATAGTTCAGACAGTGTGTTAACGGGTGTCAAGAATGGAATGGCTATTGTCCGGCAAAGCCCTGTGATAAAAACGGCCCTCTTCATGATGGCTATAAGCTATTTCGCCATCTTCATCTATGACACTTTCATTGCTCCTCTAACCCGTAACTTGAACTTTGAGCAGCAGCATTTGGGTTATGCACTTGCTGCGGTAGGGATAGGTGGTGTATGCGGATCAATGCTTTTTTCTTTACTTCCTAATGTGAAACGCCCGCAATACTGGGTTGCCGCTGGCGCAACTTTGTCTGCTATTATTCTCTTGATTCTTGGAACATTTGATTCAAGCAATGCGGATATGAGTACTGTACTTTTAATCAGTCTTTTTCTAACATTGGGCTTTGCAACTGCAATGTCAGTCGTACCGGTGCGCATAGTGCTACAAAACACAGTGCCAGAAGAACGAATGGGATCAGTCACTGCGTTGAGCGAGGCGGCAAACACAACGGCTTTGCTATCGGCACCATTTTTAGGTGCAGTTTTAGTGGATACGTTTTCGGTAGGTGTTCCTTTCATTGTTGGCGGGATAGTCATATTCATTGTCGCAATCATTGCTTTACGGTTAAAACTGGATTGA
- the glpX gene encoding class II fructose-bisphosphatase, translating into MADTDLDLDRVLSIEIARVTERAAVAAAKLRGRGDEKAADQVAVDAMRTELNKLDINGTIVIGEGERDEAPMLYIGEEVGTKNGPHLDIALDPLEGTTICAKNMPNSLAVIAFANKGNLLYAPDVYMDKIAIGPGYPEGTVSIDATPAENLAAVAKAKGVEIGQVCACILDRPRHAKLIAEVRECGAAVRLIGDGDVAGVIYTTDSDETGIDIYMGTGGAPEGVLAAAALRCTGGQMQGRLLFKNQDQIDRAATMGVKDPNKVYQLEELASGDVMFAATGVTDGDMLDGVRFRGESISTHTFVMRSSTGTVREIKATHRLGGDKFA; encoded by the coding sequence ATGGCGGATACCGATTTGGATCTTGACCGCGTTTTATCAATTGAGATTGCACGCGTGACAGAGCGCGCTGCGGTAGCTGCTGCAAAGCTTCGTGGCCGTGGTGACGAAAAAGCTGCTGACCAAGTGGCAGTCGATGCCATGCGTACAGAATTGAACAAGCTGGATATCAACGGCACAATCGTTATCGGGGAAGGCGAACGCGACGAAGCGCCAATGCTTTATATCGGCGAAGAGGTTGGCACTAAAAATGGCCCACATCTGGATATTGCACTTGACCCGCTTGAAGGCACAACGATCTGCGCTAAAAATATGCCTAATTCATTGGCTGTGATTGCGTTTGCCAACAAAGGCAACCTTTTATATGCACCCGATGTTTATATGGATAAGATTGCGATTGGTCCGGGTTATCCTGAGGGCACAGTTTCAATTGATGCAACACCTGCAGAAAACCTTGCAGCTGTCGCAAAAGCTAAAGGCGTTGAAATTGGTCAGGTTTGCGCGTGTATTTTGGATCGTCCACGGCATGCAAAACTCATTGCCGAAGTTCGCGAATGTGGTGCTGCGGTTCGTCTGATTGGTGATGGTGATGTTGCAGGCGTGATTTACACAACAGATTCAGACGAAACAGGTATTGATATTTATATGGGTACTGGCGGCGCACCAGAAGGTGTGCTGGCGGCAGCTGCACTTCGTTGTACTGGTGGTCAGATGCAGGGGCGCTTGCTGTTTAAAAACCAAGATCAAATTGATCGTGCAGCAACCATGGGTGTTAAAGATCCAAACAAAGTCTACCAGCTTGAAGAACTTGCCAGTGGTGATGTCATGTTTGCCGCAACGGGCGTGACTGATGGCGATATGCTTGATGGCGTTCGCTTTAGGGGTGAATCTATTTCAACCCATACATTTGTAATGCGCTCTTCAACAGGCACAGTTCGCGAAATTAAAGCGACACACCGCCTGGGTGGAGATAAGTTCGCCTAA
- the cysE gene encoding serine O-acetyltransferase has protein sequence MTNQVGKLHQGKVDSMDPIWDTIRKEAEEVVANDPVLTTFIYTNILNQPSLEAAVIHRICERLDHQDLNSSILQQNFHEMRKADPDWATTLRVDIQAVYDRDPACSRFLQPLLYFKGFHAVQTHRLASWMWNNGREDFALYLQSRSSAIFQTDIDPAAKMGKGIFFDHATGIVVGRTATIGDNVSILQNVTLGGTGKEEGDRHPKIGCGVLIGSGAKVLGNIKVGDCSRIAAGSVVLKEVPPKTTVAGVPARIVGEAGCQEPSRAMDQIINPATQAEVGDSDKND, from the coding sequence ATGACCAATCAAGTTGGCAAGCTTCATCAGGGTAAAGTCGACTCTATGGACCCGATTTGGGACACAATTCGCAAAGAAGCGGAAGAAGTTGTCGCAAATGATCCTGTTTTGACGACATTTATTTATACAAATATTCTCAACCAGCCTTCGCTGGAAGCTGCTGTTATCCATCGCATTTGCGAACGACTTGATCACCAGGATTTGAATTCAAGCATTTTGCAGCAGAATTTTCATGAAATGCGCAAGGCAGATCCAGATTGGGCGACGACTTTGCGTGTCGATATTCAGGCTGTTTATGACCGCGACCCCGCATGCAGCCGCTTTTTGCAGCCGCTGTTATATTTCAAGGGCTTTCACGCTGTACAAACGCATCGTTTGGCAAGTTGGATGTGGAATAACGGGCGAGAAGATTTTGCTCTCTATTTGCAATCGCGTTCTTCAGCAATATTCCAAACGGATATCGATCCTGCTGCGAAAATGGGCAAGGGGATATTCTTCGATCATGCAACCGGAATTGTCGTTGGTCGCACAGCAACAATAGGCGATAATGTGTCTATTCTGCAAAATGTGACGCTTGGCGGAACTGGTAAAGAAGAAGGCGACCGTCACCCTAAAATTGGTTGCGGTGTTTTGATCGGTTCTGGTGCAAAAGTACTTGGCAATATCAAGGTTGGTGATTGCTCACGCATTGCTGCAGGTTCGGTTGTGCTTAAGGAGGTACCACCAAAAACAACTGTCGCCGGTGTGCCAGCGCGTATTGTGGGTGAGGCGGGTTGCCAAGAGCCTTCTCGCGCCATGGATCAGATTATTAATCCTGCAACGCAAGCTGAAGTTGGCGACAGTGATAAAAATGATTAA
- a CDS encoding DUF3126 family protein: MNPDEIKKLDDYLKRVLNPTIEVRARPKKDDSAEVYAGDEFIGVIYLDDEDGDRSFNFSMAILDVDL, from the coding sequence GTGAATCCTGACGAAATTAAAAAGCTCGACGATTACTTAAAACGCGTTCTAAACCCCACCATCGAAGTGCGTGCTCGCCCTAAGAAAGACGATTCTGCTGAGGTATATGCAGGGGACGAATTTATTGGCGTGATCTATCTCGATGATGAAGATGGCGATCGTTCATTTAACTTCTCAATGGCGATTCTCGACGTTGATCTTTAG
- a CDS encoding alpha/beta fold hydrolase yields the protein MLNFASSNPEGPESKDIQIAYFDVGPREGVPVFLIHGFASSAHVNWVFTGWVKTLTDAGYRVIALDHRGHGASEKPHEPEFYTPSLMARDATNLLDHLNIADAHFIGYSMGARVSAFVAKSEPQYVRSLTFGGLGIGLVEGVGDWDPIADALLAPSLDEVTHERGRMFRAFADQTKSDRYALAACIASNRVLVTEAEASQMAMPTLIVVGTEDDIAGSPEELEALMPNATAIDVPGRDHMLTVGDKVFKAAVLDQLSQF from the coding sequence ATGTTAAATTTTGCAAGTAGCAATCCAGAAGGTCCAGAGAGTAAGGACATCCAAATCGCCTATTTTGATGTTGGCCCGCGTGAAGGTGTGCCTGTATTTCTCATTCATGGCTTTGCGTCATCGGCTCATGTCAATTGGGTGTTCACAGGCTGGGTGAAAACACTGACTGACGCGGGTTATCGGGTCATTGCTCTTGATCATAGAGGGCACGGTGCCAGCGAAAAGCCACATGAGCCAGAGTTTTATACGCCCAGTCTTATGGCGAGAGATGCAACAAATCTGCTTGATCATTTGAATATCGCAGATGCGCATTTTATTGGCTATTCAATGGGCGCGCGCGTATCTGCGTTCGTTGCAAAAAGTGAGCCGCAATATGTTCGTTCGCTGACTTTTGGCGGATTAGGTATCGGCTTGGTAGAAGGTGTGGGCGATTGGGACCCGATAGCCGATGCATTACTTGCACCTTCGCTTGATGAGGTGACCCATGAACGTGGGCGCATGTTTCGCGCCTTTGCTGATCAAACCAAAAGCGATCGTTATGCACTTGCAGCATGTATCGCATCCAATCGGGTGTTGGTAACTGAGGCAGAAGCTTCGCAGATGGCGATGCCAACGCTTATTGTGGTCGGAACCGAGGATGATATTGCCGGTTCACCAGAAGAGTTGGAAGCACTTATGCCGAATGCGACTGCGATTGATGTGCCGGGTAGGGATCATATGTTGACGGTAGGTGATAAAGTATTCAAAGCGGCTGTTTTGGATCAACTATCGCAGTTTTGA
- a CDS encoding class I SAM-dependent methyltransferase, translating to MDALYHNTDIVEVYDAINTSREDFDFYIGELPIAPATVLDIGCGTGTFALDLARRGYMVTAIDPAPQMVARAAQKDTHGSVEWVTGFVSDLPGNAKFDAAIMTGHAFQCLLDDTQVFTLFKAIKKRLPIGGSFWLETRNPAAKSWLRWTPEHATRPIALGGGRSVQVVHELLEVKDDLVTFKERYSFNDQLGTLTSQSTLRFMEFDELKCIATKCGLKLLEVFGNWQREPLVADSPEIIIRLTKDA from the coding sequence ATGGACGCGCTGTATCATAACACTGACATTGTTGAAGTCTATGATGCAATAAATACATCGCGCGAAGATTTTGATTTTTATATTGGGGAATTGCCAATTGCTCCAGCTACTGTCTTAGACATCGGTTGCGGTACGGGTACATTTGCGCTCGATCTAGCAAGGCGTGGATATATGGTCACTGCTATCGACCCCGCACCTCAGATGGTCGCCAGAGCCGCGCAGAAAGATACTCATGGCTCAGTAGAGTGGGTCACTGGTTTCGTTTCTGACTTGCCTGGTAATGCCAAATTCGATGCGGCAATCATGACGGGTCACGCCTTTCAATGTCTTCTAGACGATACCCAGGTTTTTACGCTTTTTAAGGCAATTAAGAAACGCCTGCCTATTGGAGGATCGTTCTGGTTAGAAACGCGCAATCCTGCGGCCAAAAGCTGGCTTCGTTGGACACCCGAACATGCCACTCGACCGATTGCTCTAGGAGGAGGCCGATCGGTTCAAGTGGTTCACGAGCTTCTGGAGGTTAAAGACGATTTAGTGACTTTTAAGGAAAGATATAGTTTTAATGATCAGCTCGGAACATTGACCTCTCAAAGCACTTTACGTTTTATGGAATTTGATGAACTAAAATGCATAGCGACTAAGTGCGGGTTAAAATTATTGGAGGTCTTCGGGAATTGGCAACGAGAACCGTTGGTAGCTGACAGTCCCGAAATAATCATTCGATTGACGAAAGATGCATAG
- a CDS encoding FAD-dependent oxidoreductase — protein MSSTDNIPPRPNTPLVAIIGAGIAGLCTAIAFAKFGAKVAIFEKADELGEVGASLQLSPNATHILTDLGLLPALQKHWIEPQSICMTDGVSLKPIKTLPIARLSRDEWHAPYALMRRTDLQRELLNAVRDMPNCELRLSSELNFANIESLQTDIEQRLEQKPDLVIGADGVWSDTRSILPNGAGVDYTGYVAWRFMTDTKARAHMPANINNSSNIMLMMNGDGHIALYPSDQYEQSNIVFVTEHLGDPHVTPDFDAMLLSMSLNPATVRMLKSSDHLGCWTINHVAEGAWTNGANIALIGDAAHAMSPFMAQGAAMAIEDAYVLANLICNSGQAVSQGLQQYEKRRKARVDKVRTRAMTNRIAYHAKGPIRAARNLVLTLKSPESLCRDLNWLYGWRAERE, from the coding sequence ATGTCATCAACTGACAATATTCCACCCCGTCCAAACACGCCTTTAGTGGCAATAATTGGTGCGGGTATTGCAGGACTATGTACAGCTATCGCCTTTGCCAAATTTGGCGCAAAAGTCGCCATCTTTGAAAAGGCGGATGAACTAGGCGAAGTTGGCGCAAGCCTTCAGCTTTCCCCCAATGCGACGCATATCCTTACTGATCTTGGCCTATTGCCAGCGTTGCAAAAACACTGGATTGAACCGCAATCAATCTGTATGACAGATGGTGTATCGCTTAAACCAATAAAAACATTGCCAATAGCAAGACTGAGTCGAGATGAATGGCATGCACCTTATGCACTCATGCGACGCACTGATTTGCAGCGTGAACTGTTAAATGCCGTACGAGATATGCCGAATTGCGAATTGCGACTGTCATCTGAGCTAAATTTTGCAAACATCGAGTCACTTCAAACAGATATTGAGCAACGTCTAGAACAAAAGCCAGATTTGGTTATTGGTGCTGATGGCGTTTGGTCTGATACCCGCAGCATTCTACCCAATGGGGCTGGTGTAGATTATACTGGCTATGTTGCATGGCGGTTCATGACCGATACCAAAGCGCGCGCGCACATGCCAGCCAACATCAATAACAGCAGCAACATTATGCTAATGATGAATGGTGACGGGCATATCGCGCTTTATCCATCGGACCAATATGAACAAAGTAATATTGTCTTTGTTACCGAGCATCTGGGCGACCCGCATGTTACACCCGATTTTGATGCTATGCTTTTGTCCATGTCACTTAACCCTGCAACGGTAAGAATGCTTAAATCTTCCGATCATCTCGGCTGTTGGACAATTAATCATGTTGCCGAGGGCGCCTGGACAAATGGCGCGAATATAGCCCTTATCGGCGATGCCGCTCACGCTATGTCGCCTTTTATGGCGCAAGGAGCTGCTATGGCAATTGAAGATGCCTATGTGTTGGCAAATCTTATCTGCAATTCAGGACAGGCGGTCTCTCAGGGTCTTCAACAATACGAAAAGCGACGTAAGGCACGCGTGGACAAAGTTCGAACCCGGGCCATGACCAACCGCATTGCCTATCATGCGAAAGGGCCAATTCGTGCAGCTCGCAATTTGGTACTAACACTAAAATCACCTGAAAGCCTATGCCGCGATTTAAACTGGCTTTATGGCTGGAGAGCTGAGCGTGAGTGA